The following are encoded in a window of Lagenorhynchus albirostris chromosome 3, mLagAlb1.1, whole genome shotgun sequence genomic DNA:
- the MED26 gene encoding mediator of RNA polymerase II transcription subunit 26 isoform X2, protein MECLHDVLHDRIRNMVAVQEVISSLEKYPITKEALEETRLGKLINDVRKKTKNEELAKRAKKLLRSWQKLIEPVHQNEAALRGLAGAPGSANGGAHNCRPEAGAGGPPKSIHDLKNRNDIQRLPGQRLDRLGSRKRRGDQRDLGHPGPPPRVSKVSHDSLVANSSPLPTNGISGSPESFPGPLDSSGHVGPEGSRLEHSENDKHSGKIPVNAVRPHTSSPGLGKPPRPCLQTKAVVLQQLDRVDETPGPPHPKGPPRCSFSPRNSRHEGSFARQRSPYTYKGSMPSPSPRPQSLDATQVPSPLPLAQPSTPPVRRLELLPSAESPVRWLEQPEGHQRLAGSGCKAGLPPAEPLLPRAGFSPDSSKADSDAASSGGSDSKKKKRYRPRDYTVNLDGQVAEAGVKPVRLKERKLTFDPMTRQIKPLTQKEPVRANSPVHTEQPRTELDKPEAKASLQSPFEQTNWKELSRNEIIQSYLSQQSSLLSSSGAQTPGAHHFMSEYLKQEESTRRGARKPHVLVPHSPPTDLPGLSREVTQDDLDRIQAHQWPGVNGCHDTQGNWYDWTQCISLDPHGDDGRLNILPYVCLD, encoded by the exons ATCCGGAACATGGTGGCGGTGCAGGAAGTCATCTCCAGCCTGGAGAAATACCCCATTACCAAAGAGGCACTGGAG GAAACCCGACTTGGGAAGCTCATCAACGACGTCCGCAAGAAGACGAAGAACGAGGAGCTCGCCAAGCGGGCCAAGAAGCTGCTGCGGAGCTGGCAGAAGCTCATCGAGCCCGTGCACCAGAATGAGGCTGCACTGCGGGGGCTGGCGGGTGCCCCCGGCTCGGCCAACGGGGGTGCCCATAACTGCCGGCCAGAGGCAGGGGCGGGCGGCCCGCCCAAGAGCATCCATGACCTGAAGAACCGCAATGACATCCAGAGGCTGCCCGGGCAGCGGCTGGACAGGCTGGGCAGCCGCAAGCGCCGGGGGGACCAGCGCGACCTCGGTCACCCTGGGCCACCTCCCAGGGTCTCCAAAGTGAGCCACGACTCCCTGGTAGCCAACTCGTCCCCCCTTCCCACCAATGggatcagtgggagccctgagagCTTCCCCGGCCCCCTGGACAGCAGCGGGCACGTGGGCCCCGAGGGCAGCCGCCTGGAGCACAGCGAGAATGACAAGCACAGTGGCAAGATCCCCGTCAATGCCGTGAGGCCACACACCAGCTCCCCGGGTCTGGGCAAGCCCCCCAGGCCCTGCTTGCAGACGAAGGCTGTGGTGCTGCAGCAGCTGGACAGGGTGGACGAGACTCcaggtcccccccaccccaaggggCCGCCTCGCTGCTCTTTCAGTCCCCGGAACTCACGGCACGAGGGCTCCTTTGCCCGGCAGCGGAGCCCGTACACATACAAGGGCTCCATGCCCAGTCCCTCGCCTCGGCCCCAGTCACTCGATGCCACACAGGTGCCGTCACCGCTTCCGCTGGCCCAGCCGTCCACGCCCCCCGTGCGGCGGCTCGAGCTGCTGCCCAGCGCAGAGAGCCCGGTGCGCTGGCTGGAGCAGCCTGAGGGCCACCAGCGGCTCGCGGGGTCGGGCTGCAAGGCAGGGCTGCCACCGGCCGAGCCCCTCCTGCCCCGGGCAGGCTTCTCCCCGGACTCCTCCAAGGCAGACAGCGATGCTGCCTCCTCCGGTGGCTCGGACAGCAAAAAGAAGAAGAGGTACCGGCCTCGTGACTACACGGTTAACTTGGACGGGCAGGTGGCCGAGGCAGGTGTCAAGCCTGTCCGGTTAAAAGAGCGGAAGCTCACCTTTGACCCCATGACGAGACAGATCAAACCTCTGACCCAGAAAGAGCCAGTGCGGGCCAACAGCCCTGTGCACACGGAGCAGCCGAGGACAGAGCTGGACAAGCCCGAGGCCAAGGCCAGCCTCCAGAGCCCTTTTGAACAGACGAACTGGAAGGAGCTGTCGCGCAACGAGATCATCCAGTCCTACCTGAGCCAGCAGAGCAGCCTGCTCTCGTCGTCGGGTGCACAGACCCCGGGCGCTCACCACTTCATGTCCGAGTACCTGAAGCAGGAGGAGAGCACTCGGCGCGGGGCCCGGAAGCCGCACGTGCTGGTGCCTCACAGCCCACCCACGGACCTCCCAGGGCTAAGCCGTGAGGTCACGCAGGACGATCTGGACAGGATCCAGGCCCATCAGTGGCCGGGGGTGAACGGGTGTCATGACACACAGGGTAACTGGTATGACTGGACGCAGTGCATATCGCTCGACCCGCACGGCGACGACGGGCGGTTGAACATTCTGCCTTATGTCTGCTTGGACTGA
- the MED26 gene encoding mediator of RNA polymerase II transcription subunit 26 isoform X1 produces MTAAPPSPQQIRDRLLQAIDPQSNIRNMVAVQEVISSLEKYPITKEALEETRLGKLINDVRKKTKNEELAKRAKKLLRSWQKLIEPVHQNEAALRGLAGAPGSANGGAHNCRPEAGAGGPPKSIHDLKNRNDIQRLPGQRLDRLGSRKRRGDQRDLGHPGPPPRVSKVSHDSLVANSSPLPTNGISGSPESFPGPLDSSGHVGPEGSRLEHSENDKHSGKIPVNAVRPHTSSPGLGKPPRPCLQTKAVVLQQLDRVDETPGPPHPKGPPRCSFSPRNSRHEGSFARQRSPYTYKGSMPSPSPRPQSLDATQVPSPLPLAQPSTPPVRRLELLPSAESPVRWLEQPEGHQRLAGSGCKAGLPPAEPLLPRAGFSPDSSKADSDAASSGGSDSKKKKRYRPRDYTVNLDGQVAEAGVKPVRLKERKLTFDPMTRQIKPLTQKEPVRANSPVHTEQPRTELDKPEAKASLQSPFEQTNWKELSRNEIIQSYLSQQSSLLSSSGAQTPGAHHFMSEYLKQEESTRRGARKPHVLVPHSPPTDLPGLSREVTQDDLDRIQAHQWPGVNGCHDTQGNWYDWTQCISLDPHGDDGRLNILPYVCLD; encoded by the exons ATCCGGAACATGGTGGCGGTGCAGGAAGTCATCTCCAGCCTGGAGAAATACCCCATTACCAAAGAGGCACTGGAG GAAACCCGACTTGGGAAGCTCATCAACGACGTCCGCAAGAAGACGAAGAACGAGGAGCTCGCCAAGCGGGCCAAGAAGCTGCTGCGGAGCTGGCAGAAGCTCATCGAGCCCGTGCACCAGAATGAGGCTGCACTGCGGGGGCTGGCGGGTGCCCCCGGCTCGGCCAACGGGGGTGCCCATAACTGCCGGCCAGAGGCAGGGGCGGGCGGCCCGCCCAAGAGCATCCATGACCTGAAGAACCGCAATGACATCCAGAGGCTGCCCGGGCAGCGGCTGGACAGGCTGGGCAGCCGCAAGCGCCGGGGGGACCAGCGCGACCTCGGTCACCCTGGGCCACCTCCCAGGGTCTCCAAAGTGAGCCACGACTCCCTGGTAGCCAACTCGTCCCCCCTTCCCACCAATGggatcagtgggagccctgagagCTTCCCCGGCCCCCTGGACAGCAGCGGGCACGTGGGCCCCGAGGGCAGCCGCCTGGAGCACAGCGAGAATGACAAGCACAGTGGCAAGATCCCCGTCAATGCCGTGAGGCCACACACCAGCTCCCCGGGTCTGGGCAAGCCCCCCAGGCCCTGCTTGCAGACGAAGGCTGTGGTGCTGCAGCAGCTGGACAGGGTGGACGAGACTCcaggtcccccccaccccaaggggCCGCCTCGCTGCTCTTTCAGTCCCCGGAACTCACGGCACGAGGGCTCCTTTGCCCGGCAGCGGAGCCCGTACACATACAAGGGCTCCATGCCCAGTCCCTCGCCTCGGCCCCAGTCACTCGATGCCACACAGGTGCCGTCACCGCTTCCGCTGGCCCAGCCGTCCACGCCCCCCGTGCGGCGGCTCGAGCTGCTGCCCAGCGCAGAGAGCCCGGTGCGCTGGCTGGAGCAGCCTGAGGGCCACCAGCGGCTCGCGGGGTCGGGCTGCAAGGCAGGGCTGCCACCGGCCGAGCCCCTCCTGCCCCGGGCAGGCTTCTCCCCGGACTCCTCCAAGGCAGACAGCGATGCTGCCTCCTCCGGTGGCTCGGACAGCAAAAAGAAGAAGAGGTACCGGCCTCGTGACTACACGGTTAACTTGGACGGGCAGGTGGCCGAGGCAGGTGTCAAGCCTGTCCGGTTAAAAGAGCGGAAGCTCACCTTTGACCCCATGACGAGACAGATCAAACCTCTGACCCAGAAAGAGCCAGTGCGGGCCAACAGCCCTGTGCACACGGAGCAGCCGAGGACAGAGCTGGACAAGCCCGAGGCCAAGGCCAGCCTCCAGAGCCCTTTTGAACAGACGAACTGGAAGGAGCTGTCGCGCAACGAGATCATCCAGTCCTACCTGAGCCAGCAGAGCAGCCTGCTCTCGTCGTCGGGTGCACAGACCCCGGGCGCTCACCACTTCATGTCCGAGTACCTGAAGCAGGAGGAGAGCACTCGGCGCGGGGCCCGGAAGCCGCACGTGCTGGTGCCTCACAGCCCACCCACGGACCTCCCAGGGCTAAGCCGTGAGGTCACGCAGGACGATCTGGACAGGATCCAGGCCCATCAGTGGCCGGGGGTGAACGGGTGTCATGACACACAGGGTAACTGGTATGACTGGACGCAGTGCATATCGCTCGACCCGCACGGCGACGACGGGCGGTTGAACATTCTGCCTTATGTCTGCTTGGACTGA
- the MED26 gene encoding mediator of RNA polymerase II transcription subunit 26 isoform X3, with product MVAVQEVISSLEKYPITKEALEETRLGKLINDVRKKTKNEELAKRAKKLLRSWQKLIEPVHQNEAALRGLAGAPGSANGGAHNCRPEAGAGGPPKSIHDLKNRNDIQRLPGQRLDRLGSRKRRGDQRDLGHPGPPPRVSKVSHDSLVANSSPLPTNGISGSPESFPGPLDSSGHVGPEGSRLEHSENDKHSGKIPVNAVRPHTSSPGLGKPPRPCLQTKAVVLQQLDRVDETPGPPHPKGPPRCSFSPRNSRHEGSFARQRSPYTYKGSMPSPSPRPQSLDATQVPSPLPLAQPSTPPVRRLELLPSAESPVRWLEQPEGHQRLAGSGCKAGLPPAEPLLPRAGFSPDSSKADSDAASSGGSDSKKKKRYRPRDYTVNLDGQVAEAGVKPVRLKERKLTFDPMTRQIKPLTQKEPVRANSPVHTEQPRTELDKPEAKASLQSPFEQTNWKELSRNEIIQSYLSQQSSLLSSSGAQTPGAHHFMSEYLKQEESTRRGARKPHVLVPHSPPTDLPGLSREVTQDDLDRIQAHQWPGVNGCHDTQGNWYDWTQCISLDPHGDDGRLNILPYVCLD from the exons ATGGTGGCGGTGCAGGAAGTCATCTCCAGCCTGGAGAAATACCCCATTACCAAAGAGGCACTGGAG GAAACCCGACTTGGGAAGCTCATCAACGACGTCCGCAAGAAGACGAAGAACGAGGAGCTCGCCAAGCGGGCCAAGAAGCTGCTGCGGAGCTGGCAGAAGCTCATCGAGCCCGTGCACCAGAATGAGGCTGCACTGCGGGGGCTGGCGGGTGCCCCCGGCTCGGCCAACGGGGGTGCCCATAACTGCCGGCCAGAGGCAGGGGCGGGCGGCCCGCCCAAGAGCATCCATGACCTGAAGAACCGCAATGACATCCAGAGGCTGCCCGGGCAGCGGCTGGACAGGCTGGGCAGCCGCAAGCGCCGGGGGGACCAGCGCGACCTCGGTCACCCTGGGCCACCTCCCAGGGTCTCCAAAGTGAGCCACGACTCCCTGGTAGCCAACTCGTCCCCCCTTCCCACCAATGggatcagtgggagccctgagagCTTCCCCGGCCCCCTGGACAGCAGCGGGCACGTGGGCCCCGAGGGCAGCCGCCTGGAGCACAGCGAGAATGACAAGCACAGTGGCAAGATCCCCGTCAATGCCGTGAGGCCACACACCAGCTCCCCGGGTCTGGGCAAGCCCCCCAGGCCCTGCTTGCAGACGAAGGCTGTGGTGCTGCAGCAGCTGGACAGGGTGGACGAGACTCcaggtcccccccaccccaaggggCCGCCTCGCTGCTCTTTCAGTCCCCGGAACTCACGGCACGAGGGCTCCTTTGCCCGGCAGCGGAGCCCGTACACATACAAGGGCTCCATGCCCAGTCCCTCGCCTCGGCCCCAGTCACTCGATGCCACACAGGTGCCGTCACCGCTTCCGCTGGCCCAGCCGTCCACGCCCCCCGTGCGGCGGCTCGAGCTGCTGCCCAGCGCAGAGAGCCCGGTGCGCTGGCTGGAGCAGCCTGAGGGCCACCAGCGGCTCGCGGGGTCGGGCTGCAAGGCAGGGCTGCCACCGGCCGAGCCCCTCCTGCCCCGGGCAGGCTTCTCCCCGGACTCCTCCAAGGCAGACAGCGATGCTGCCTCCTCCGGTGGCTCGGACAGCAAAAAGAAGAAGAGGTACCGGCCTCGTGACTACACGGTTAACTTGGACGGGCAGGTGGCCGAGGCAGGTGTCAAGCCTGTCCGGTTAAAAGAGCGGAAGCTCACCTTTGACCCCATGACGAGACAGATCAAACCTCTGACCCAGAAAGAGCCAGTGCGGGCCAACAGCCCTGTGCACACGGAGCAGCCGAGGACAGAGCTGGACAAGCCCGAGGCCAAGGCCAGCCTCCAGAGCCCTTTTGAACAGACGAACTGGAAGGAGCTGTCGCGCAACGAGATCATCCAGTCCTACCTGAGCCAGCAGAGCAGCCTGCTCTCGTCGTCGGGTGCACAGACCCCGGGCGCTCACCACTTCATGTCCGAGTACCTGAAGCAGGAGGAGAGCACTCGGCGCGGGGCCCGGAAGCCGCACGTGCTGGTGCCTCACAGCCCACCCACGGACCTCCCAGGGCTAAGCCGTGAGGTCACGCAGGACGATCTGGACAGGATCCAGGCCCATCAGTGGCCGGGGGTGAACGGGTGTCATGACACACAGGGTAACTGGTATGACTGGACGCAGTGCATATCGCTCGACCCGCACGGCGACGACGGGCGGTTGAACATTCTGCCTTATGTCTGCTTGGACTGA